Below is a window of Impatiens glandulifera chromosome 2, dImpGla2.1, whole genome shotgun sequence DNA.
TTGGGACCATTGACAAGTTGATGAATATCCAGAAAGTAAGTATCTCCTGGTATAGAAAATCTGTCAAGACCCTAAACTATGGCGCTCCATTGACATGCAAAACATCAAGGATCTCCCCTACACGAGCAACATTATAGTTAAGATGGCCATGAATGCAATTGACCGGAGCCGTGGCCAATTGATTGATCTCAAAATTGAAGATTTTGGAAGTGAATATCTCCTTATGCATCTTATTAATAGGTATTCATGATTAAATCATTATTGTTGGTTTTTTTCTAATTctagtaaaatattattataagaaaaaatccTAAACTATctcataaatattataatcattcTATTATTAAATCTTAGGAAGAACTTTTGAATGACCTTTAAATGTTTTGTCTTTCATTTTTTACCTTAGAATGCTTGTATCCTAATGCAATACAAGTTCTGAATGAATTTTTGAATAACCTTGTTTTTCTCATGTTTATACacatgtaattttatttatttatatttgttggttgatttttactaaaaatgtcTTAATTTGAAATGgaacaacttttaaaaaaattttgtatCTATTGCATCTTTTGTTGGGACAAAAGAATGTGAAAGCAGCAATTAgctttttattgttttcttgtgaatatgaatttctttatattaattttaccgtgtattattatattcaatatcAATGTGTCAATGATAGGCCAAAAGAGTTATCAACTTCTAAAATGTTGATAATTAAATGTTTCTCaccaaataaaaagaaaatagtatcttatatatattgttaggttTTTTATGAACAACAAGTCTTTTTGGATCTATATTTGTCTCTTAAAGTTTGTTTATAATAGGTGAGTTTTACTTGTTGGTTGTTTGTCGAACTGACACTTTGAAAGATTGTATATTTAGGGGAAATCAGTTGAAAAGTGTTCGACTTGTAAAGTGCTTGAACCTTTTTAATGAGGGGTTAATTGAAGCTGTTAAAAAGTTGCCATACTTGGAAGAGCTTCACATTTATTATGGGAAAATCACATATGTAGGTCTGGAACTTGTTGGTCGCAATTGCCCAGGTTTAAAATCATTGACATATAATATAAAAGGTATGTTCCCTCCTgtatattttgattatgatgACGACGATGGACACTATTCTAGTAATGAAGCATTTGCTATAGCAAGAAGCATGCCTGAGCTTCGTCACCTTAGCCTATTTGGGAATCAAATGTATAACGATGGTCTGGAAGTTATACTCGACTATTGTCCTCATCTTGAATCGCTTGTCCTCATCTTGAATCACTTGATCTTAGGCAATGTTTTAGAGTTGACCTTAAGGAATGTGAAGAATTGAGTAAAAGATGTTTTTCCATAAAGGGATTCTGCCCTCCTAATGACTCTACCGATGATTATGAATTCGACTCATCAATATGGTGAAATTATCCATATTGGTAATGAAGGTTATTTCTATATCGGTGGTGAAAATGATTATCATACCGAAAATTATGGTGAATACTGGATCAACGGCTTCTTAGGTGCGAATGTTAGTAGAGCTGCAGAGGAGGTAATGGTGGTGGTGGAAATTAGATTTATTCTAAATGTTTTGTTTATGTTGTTTTTGTACCTTTACTTTTTCCAAGGACCATCTTTGTTTTGTGTGGTAATTTGTGTGACTGCCtagaaaaaacttatttatgcATGTTTGAAAAATGTGAAACTGCTAGAGAAATAAAGAAGTATTACTGACAggtataaatatcattttatttgtaGATTCTGATATTCATCTGTACATTTCCAAATGAGATTAGAATAAATggtataa
It encodes the following:
- the LOC124925272 gene encoding putative F-box/LRR-repeat protein 23 — translated: MLSTSRSLRSAAESSSLTLRPSKEVMKVGNWVDFLPLDISLEILQKVGTIDKLMNIQKVSEFYLLVVCRTDTLKDCIFRGNQLKSVRLVKCLNLFNEGLIEAVKKLPYLEELHIYYGKITYVGLELVGRNCPGLKSLTYNIKGMFPPVYFDYDDDDGHYSSNEAFAIARSMPELRHLSLFGNQMYNDGLEVILDYCPHLESLVLILNHLILGNVLELTLRNVKN